Sequence from the Flavobacterium sp. TR2 genome:
GCAACACCTTCAGCATACGGAAATAATTGGTCGCCTTCTACGCCATTTACATCCAGAAAAGGCGAGGGAGTGCACGATTTGCATTTCCAGCTTATAAAAGTGTTTTTATCAGTGAGATGATACAGATTGCCAGCAAACAGTTTCTGCATTGTTTTTACACCGTCTAATGGATCAGAAACTTTGAGAGTCCGTTTTGGATTTAATATAGTATCACTTATATTTTTTAACTGTAAATCAGTTTCTTGCGCGAAGCAGAACGAGGAAAATAAAATGAATAGATTTAAAGTAATCTGGCGCATAAAATGGTATTTGTTTATAAAACCAAAGGTATAAAGAAAATTATTGTTAATATGGGCTTCTTGTCGATTTTAAGGCGAAAAATATCAAAATGCTAAAATAAGAGAATCTTAATAACAGTATTTTTTGCGTATTCTTTAATTAAAGCTAAATTTGCTCCCTCTAATAAAAAAACAAATGAAAAAAATCCAAATGAGACCAAAATTAATCGCTTTCGGTGCTTTAATTATTGGCTTTATTATGTTATCATGGGGAAATGTTGGCCATGAGCGTATTAACAAAGCAGCTGTAATGGCTTTACCAAAACAATTACAGATATTTTTTTACAATCACATTGATTTTATTACACAAGAAGCTTCGGTTCCAGATATCCGCAAGTATGCTTTAAATTATAAAGAAGAAGGGGCTAGGCATTATTTTGATATGGAAAATTTTGGTGCTGCAGACACTTATCCGCAGACACTAGAAGAAGCGAAACAAAAATATGACGCTAAATTTTTAAGCGATAATGGAATCTTGCCTTGGTATATTGAAGATATGATGGCAAAATTGACTAAAGCTTTTAAAGAAAAAAACAGAGCTGAAATTTTATTCTTGGCTGCAGATTTAGGTCACTATATTGGTGATGCGCATATGCCATTGCATACTTCTAAAAATCACGACGGACAATTGACTGACCAAAAAGGAATTCATTCTCTTTGGGAAAGCAGATTGCCGGAACTATTTGTTAAAAACTACAAATTAAATGTTCCTGAAGCGCAATTTTATCCTGATGTTCATAAAGCAATTTGGGATATGATTAATGATACTCACAGCTTAGCACAGCCTTTATTGGATATTGATAAGAAATTAAGATTAGGTACCGCTGAAGACAAAGTTTTTAAAATGGATGCTGAAGGAAAAGTGTTAAAAAGCAAATACAACACGCCTGTTTTCTCTGATGATTATGCTAAAATACTTCACGAACAGTTAAACGGAATGGTTGAAAGCCAAATGAGAAAAGCGATTGCAGCAACTGCAAGTTTCTGGTATACAGCATGGGTGAATGCAGGAAAACCAGATTTAAGTGATTTAGATTCACCAGCAGTTACACAAAGAAATTATCAGTTTCTGCAGGATGATTTAAAATTATTCCAAAAAGGAGATTTGTTTGGAATGAAAAATCAAAACGACTAATCTTTTTTGTTTTAAGTTTTAAAGTTTCATGTTTCAAGTTGAAGTGTAACTGTAAAAAAAGCCTCAAACTCTTTACGAATTTGAGGCCTTTTTTATTCTAAGGAGATAATCGAAAAGATAAACCCGACAGGTTTCAAAAAAACTGTCGGGTTTGTATTAAATCAGATTTTAAAAAACCTGTTGGAGTTAACTTTCAAAAATTAACGAACTTTTGCGTATAATTCTTTGTTCTTTTTAGCTAAGTCTTTAAACTGATATTCTTTCTCTTTTAACACATAAGAAGCTGATTGATAATAAGAAATCGTTTGGTCGATAAGACTTTGGTTTTGAGATTTCATCGGAATTTCATCATAATATATTTGAAATTCAGGAGAAATTCCAGCTTTTTCATTAAGTTTCAACTGAAACTGTTTTATCTGCTGTTTTGGAGATAAAATCGTCAAAACATTATCTTTTATCAGTCCCAAATCCTGATAAGTTGCAATAAAGGCTCTAGGCTGATAATCTGGTTGAAACACATCGCGTCCAAAGAATTTGCTTTCATAATCAAAATTCAAAAGCCCAAATAATGTTGGCATAAGATCAATCTGAGACATCAGTTTGTTGTATTTCTCAGGTTTCATGTCTGGCGTATAAATTAAAGCAGGAATCCTGTATTTGTCTAATGGCAGTTCGGTTTTTCCGGCACTAGAAGCGCAGTGATCGGCTACAATTACAAATACCGTATTCTTAAACCAAGGCTGTTTTGCCGCTTGTTTAAAGAATTGTTTCAGCGCATAATCGGTATATTTCACGCCACCGTCACGAGATTTTATGTTTCCTGGAATGTCAATTTTGTTGTTAGGATAAGTAAAAGGCCTGTGGTTGCTTACAGTCATGATGTGATTAAAGAAAGGCTTGTTTTCTTTAGCTTCACCATTCATAACTTTGATTGCCTTATTGTACATATCTTCATCGCAGACTCCCCATACATTTGAAAAAGTGATTTCATTTTCAGCAAAACTCGATTTGTCAATTATTTGATAACCATTACCAGTGAAAAAATCCTGCATATTATCAAAAAAAGCATCTCCGCCATACATAAACTTCACATTGTAGCCTTTTTTAAGGAAAACAGATCCTGTTGAGAATTTATTTTTATTGTCTTCTCTTTTTACAACACTTTCGCCAGCAGTAGGTGGCAAACATAAGGTTACAGCTTCAAGACCGCGAACTGTACGGTTTCCTGCGGCATATATATTGGTAAAGAGCAAGCTTTTTTGCGCAAGACTGTCTAAGAATGGCGTAATGTTCTGTTCGTTTCCATACATTTTCATGAAATCGGCACTTAAGCTTTCAATAGTAATTAGTACCACATTTTTGCGCTGTTCCAAAGAATCTTCTTTAATTTGGCGCAATGTATTTTTTCCTGAAATAGCAGGGAAGTCTTGTTTTAATAAAGCAAAAGCTTTTTCGTTAGGAATTGTTTTGTAGAATTTAAAATAATCCAATTTGTTATTCTGGAAAGCCAGATAGAATTTATAGATTCCGTTTGATTGAAGTTCGTTAACAAAAACATTTTTCGAATTTTCTGTTTTGGCTAATTCAGGAATGGCCAATAGTGAAAAAATAAATAAAACAGCATACAAAGCCGAAATTTTTAGTTTTTCATTAAAAGAAGGAATCTCATCTATATAATTTCTAGATTTCTTGATAATAAAATAAGTAATGGTTCCGGTAATGAGAAACAAAGCAGAGAATATCGGAACAACAGGATAAGACTGCATGATGTTTCCGATTACTTCATTGGTGTAAATCAAGTAATTAACAGCTATGAAATTGTATTTTACGCCAAACTCATTCCAAAAGAAGAACTCACTGATTGCATTTTGCAGAATCAATAAAACGTATAAAAAGATCACAAAAGCAAAAAGCCAGAATCTAATTTTGTCTCTGTGCTTTGGAAGAAAAAGAAAAAGTGAAAACAAAATTGTTTTTATCAAAACAAAAATCAAAACGATTTTAGGCAAAGCGCCACCGTATTCATCAAAAATACTTTTTCCAGAAGCTATATAGATTAAAAGCGCTAGAAAACCTGCCAGTATAATATATCCGTATGGTTTGTTATATTTTGAATTTGAAATAAAAATAAGATAAAGCCACAAAAACGCCGAAGCCAGTACAAATACTAAAGAATCTGACAGCAAGCCAAAAGAGAATATTTTTAAGCTTTCTGCAAAAGTGAAAGAACTTTGGGTAATGGGATGAAAAAGCAATACCAATCTAAGCGTGAAACTTACAATAAAATACAGTAAAGCAAGATTGTAGAAAGGAGAAAGTTTTTTGTGAAAGTTCATCGGATTAATTTTTTTACAAAATTAATTTCGAATCATTAATGTGAGATTAAGTTAAACTTTTACCTTACTTAATATTAACTTAATGTTTGCTTAAGATACTATTTTTCTCTATTTATTGGCACATCAGACTATTTCTCAGGGCTAAATTATCTATCTTTGAATTGAAAAAATGAAATTCAAATTTTAATCAGATACGATAAATGCATATTTTAATAGTTGAAGACGAAGTAGGAATTGTTCAATTTCTAAAACAAGGTTTGCAAGAAGAAGGCTATCAAATCACTACTGCAGGTGATGGCTCTAAAGGTTTTGAACTGCTTCAAGAGCAAAAATTTGACTTAATTCTTTTAGATTGGATGCTGCCAAAAATTAACGGTCTTGATTTATGCAAGGCGATAAGAGTTAAGGATCAAACTACACCGATTATCTTTTTAACTGCAAAAGATACAGTTCAAGAAACTATAGAAGGCTTAAAAGCTGGGGCAAACGATTACATCAAAAAACCTTTTAGCTTCGAGGAACTGGTTGAGCGAATTAAAGTTCACTTTAGAAATAAAAAACAAACCGAAACTCTGACGCTTGGAAACATTACGATGGATTTATCCAGACATATTGTATTAAAAGGAGAAGAAGAAATTTCGCTTACACAGCGTGAGTTCGAATTGCTGGCTTATTTAATTCAGCATAAAGGTAAAGTCTGCACAAGAAATCAGATTTTAAGAGACGTTTGGGAAATCAATTTTGAGTATGATACAGGCGTTATTGATGTTTTTATGAATGCAATTCGAAAAAAGCTGAATCTTAAAATTGAGGAAGACTATATAAAAACCATCCGAGGCATTGGATATATTGCCAATGATTAGCCCAATGACATCCTTATCTTTTAAAAACAGAATAGCGTTAAATTATATAGTCGGAACAGGACTGTTGGTTTTAGCGGTCTTTTCTGCTATTTATTTTATTGTGAAACTTACGGTTTACAATCATATTGATGAGAATTTGAATATTGAAATTCAGGATCATTTAAAAGAGTTAAGAATAGAAAAAGGTGCTGTAGTGTTTATGGATGCCGAAGAATGGGAGGAAAGAGAGCATAATTCGGTAGATGTAAATCCTATTTTTGTTCAGTTTTTAGATTTGAACAAAAAAATTATCGAAAAATCGCCTAATTTAAAAAATGAGAAACTCGTTTTTCATGAAAGCAAAGAGCATTTTAACCCATTTGACGCTAAATTATTAGGGAATAAAATTCGCCAGATACAAGTTCCGCTTCACGTGCATGAAAAGAAAGTCGGTTATCTGATTATTGCCATGTCGCTTTCAGATTCTTCAAAAGTGTTGGATAATCTGATGGATACTTTATTGATTACTTTTCCCATTATTCTGCTTATTTTGTTTTTTCTGGCCAGATTTTATGCCGGGCGAAGCATCAAGCCAATAAACAGCATTATTCAGACATCGAAGATTATTACGAAAGATAATCTTAAAGCGCGCATTCCATTGCCAAAAACAAGAGACGAATTATTTACGCTTTCTAAAACCATCAATAATTTATTGAACCGAATTGAAGATGCAATAGAACGTGAAAAACAATTTACATCTGACGCTTCACATGAGCTTAGAACACCGCTTACGGTAATTAAAGGAACACTTGAAGTATTGATTCGTAAACCACGTAATAACAAGGAGTACGAAGAGAAGATAAATTATTGCATTAATGAAGTGGATCATTTGAATTCTCTTGTAGACCAGCTGCTTATGATGGCTCGTTTTGAGAACCAAAAGCAGAATATTCTCAAAGAAAATATATATCTAAATTCGGTGATTTTAGATGTTCTGAAATTGAATACAGAGAAAATTAAATCTGGAAAAATAAATGTGATTTTAGATGCCTCAGAAGAGTTTTACATTTATTCTGACCATTATTTAACAGTAACTATTCTTCGAAATATCATTTCAAATGCTGTAAAATACTCAAAGCCTGACAGTACGGTTAGAATTTCATTATCAAGAGAAAACCAGAAGATAATCTGCAACATTTTGGATCACGGAATAGGAATTGCCAAAAAAGATCTCGAATCTATTTTGAATCCTTTTTTCAGATCAGATTCTTTAAATCATTCAGAAATTAAAGGAACAGGTCTTGGATTGTTTATTGTAAAACGAATGACCGATCTGCTTAAAATTAAATTTAAAATTGAAAGTGAAATTGGGGTCGGAACTAAAGTTTTACTGGTTTTTGAAGAATATGACAATTCGTTAAAGTAATTTTAAAATCATTAAGTAAAATGCCGTTCAAAACGATTTTTAACAATAAACTTCTGTTAAGTTAAAATAAAAATTGCTTTTTAATTATTTTATCTATTATATTTGCAACCGAATCAAAGAAGTAAAAAACAAAACAAATCATGATTTCAATTCAATTACATCATCATCATTTACATTATTGCTCTCAAGCGATGTGTTAATGGTATGCGTGTAAATCATCATATTTTAAAACCCGTTTGAGTACATCAAACGGGTTTTTTAATTCAAGCTCTCTTTGTACTCAAACTATTAATTTAACAAACAACTAAAAAAATGAGTACTTTAAAAATTGCAATTCAAAAATCGGGTCGTTTAAACGAAGACAGCATTCAAATTCTAAAAGACTGCGGTATTTCAATCAACAACGGAATTGACCAGTTAAAAGCAGAAGCTTCAAATTTTCCTCTTGAGGTTTTATACCTTAGAAACTCTGATATTCCGCAGTATTTAATTGACGGAGTGGTAGATTTAGCTATTGTTGGCGACAATCTTTTGGTAGAAAAAGGAAAAGGAATTGAAGTGGTTCAGAAATTAGGATTTTCAAAATGTAAAGTTTCTGTTGCTGTTCCTAAAACCTTCGAATACAATTCGGTAAAAGATTTAGCGAATCTTCGTATAGCAACATCTTACCCAAATACAGTTACCGAATATTTCAATAAATTTGGTTTAACTGTAGATATTCATCAAATTTCTGGTTCTGTAGAAATTGCGCCAAATATTGGCCTTGCAGATGCGATTGTAGATATCGTTTCAAGCGGAAGCACTTTATTTAAAAATAACCTAAAAGAAGTTGAAGTTATTTTGAAAAGTGAGGCTGTTTTAGCTGTTTCGCCAAAAGTTTCTCCAGAAATCCAAAAACACATTGATACTTTAAAGTTTAGAATTCAAGCGGTATTAAGAGCAAGAAATTCGAAATATATTTTAATGAACGTTCCAAACGACAAAATTGAAGCAGTTGGAAAAATCCTTCCGGTTCTGAGAAGTTTAACCGTTCTTCCTCTAGCTCAAGAAGGTTGGAGCAGCGTTCACTCTGTAATTGATAAAGATACTTTTTGGGATGTAATAGATCAGTTAAAAGAAGTAGGAGCCGAAGGAATTTTAGTTTGCCCAATTGAGAAAATGGTTCTTTAGGGCTTTGCCCGCTTTAGGCTTTAAGCAATATGCTTTAAGCTAAAAAGACAAAGTTAATAAAGCTTAAAGCCTATAGCTTATTGCCTATAGCAAAATAAGCATAAAGCATAAAAAAAAATGAATAAAATAGACAATCCAAAACCAGAAAACTGGTCTGAAATATTAAAAAGACCGACTAAAACTGTAGATGATATCGAATTTACGGTAAAAGAAATTTTTAAAGAAGTTCAAAGAAAAGGTGACGAAGCCGTTGCAAAATATACTTCAATTTTCGACGGAATTTCATTAGATAATTATGAAGTTTCACAAGCAGAGATTGAAGAAGCGATTAGTTTGATTCCGAACGAATTGAAAGAAGCAATCGAATTAGCGAAAAGTAATATTTATAAATTTCACAACGCTCAAAAAACAGACCGCGTTTCTGTTGAAACGATTGAAGGAGTGAGCTGCTGGCAGGAAAAAAGACCAATTCAAAAAATTGGATTGTATATTCCCGGCGGAACCGCGCCTTTGTTTTCAACGGTTTTAATGCTGGCTGTTCCTGCTGAAATTGCGGGTTGCAAAGAAATTGTTTTATGTTCTCCGCCAGATAAAACAGGAAAAATTAATCCGGCGATTTTATACGCGGCAAATTTATGTGGTGTTACCAAAATTTTAAAAGTGGGCGGAATTCAGGCGATTGCCGGAATGACATTTGGAACTCAATCTATTCCGCAGGTTTATAAAATTTTCGGGCCAGGAAATCAATTTGTTACGGTGGCAAAACAATTGGCGACTCAGTTTGGTGTGGCGATAGATATGCCGGCAGGACCTTCAGAGCTCTTGATTGTAGCCGATGATTCAGCTGTTCCAGCTTTTGTAGCTTCAGATTTATTGTCTCAAGCCGAACACGGAACTGATAGTCAGGTAATTTTAGTTTCGACTTCTAGAAAATTAATTGCTGAAGTAGAAAAAGAAGTTCAATCACAGTTAGAAGTGCTTCCTAGAAAAGCGATTGCAGAAAAAGCGATTGAAAATTCAAAATTGATTTACGTCGAAAATGATCAAGTTGCTTTGGATTTAATCAACGAATATGGCCCTGAACACTTTATAATCTGCTCAGAATACGATGATTTCTATTGTAACGGAATCGTAAATGCA
This genomic interval carries:
- a CDS encoding zinc dependent phospholipase C family protein yields the protein MKKIQMRPKLIAFGALIIGFIMLSWGNVGHERINKAAVMALPKQLQIFFYNHIDFITQEASVPDIRKYALNYKEEGARHYFDMENFGAADTYPQTLEEAKQKYDAKFLSDNGILPWYIEDMMAKLTKAFKEKNRAEILFLAADLGHYIGDAHMPLHTSKNHDGQLTDQKGIHSLWESRLPELFVKNYKLNVPEAQFYPDVHKAIWDMINDTHSLAQPLLDIDKKLRLGTAEDKVFKMDAEGKVLKSKYNTPVFSDDYAKILHEQLNGMVESQMRKAIAATASFWYTAWVNAGKPDLSDLDSPAVTQRNYQFLQDDLKLFQKGDLFGMKNQND
- a CDS encoding LTA synthase family protein, giving the protein MNFHKKLSPFYNLALLYFIVSFTLRLVLLFHPITQSSFTFAESLKIFSFGLLSDSLVFVLASAFLWLYLIFISNSKYNKPYGYIILAGFLALLIYIASGKSIFDEYGGALPKIVLIFVLIKTILFSLFLFLPKHRDKIRFWLFAFVIFLYVLLILQNAISEFFFWNEFGVKYNFIAVNYLIYTNEVIGNIMQSYPVVPIFSALFLITGTITYFIIKKSRNYIDEIPSFNEKLKISALYAVLFIFSLLAIPELAKTENSKNVFVNELQSNGIYKFYLAFQNNKLDYFKFYKTIPNEKAFALLKQDFPAISGKNTLRQIKEDSLEQRKNVVLITIESLSADFMKMYGNEQNITPFLDSLAQKSLLFTNIYAAGNRTVRGLEAVTLCLPPTAGESVVKREDNKNKFSTGSVFLKKGYNVKFMYGGDAFFDNMQDFFTGNGYQIIDKSSFAENEITFSNVWGVCDEDMYNKAIKVMNGEAKENKPFFNHIMTVSNHRPFTYPNNKIDIPGNIKSRDGGVKYTDYALKQFFKQAAKQPWFKNTVFVIVADHCASSAGKTELPLDKYRIPALIYTPDMKPEKYNKLMSQIDLMPTLFGLLNFDYESKFFGRDVFQPDYQPRAFIATYQDLGLIKDNVLTILSPKQQIKQFQLKLNEKAGISPEFQIYYDEIPMKSQNQSLIDQTISYYQSASYVLKEKEYQFKDLAKKNKELYAKVR
- a CDS encoding response regulator transcription factor is translated as MHILIVEDEVGIVQFLKQGLQEEGYQITTAGDGSKGFELLQEQKFDLILLDWMLPKINGLDLCKAIRVKDQTTPIIFLTAKDTVQETIEGLKAGANDYIKKPFSFEELVERIKVHFRNKKQTETLTLGNITMDLSRHIVLKGEEEISLTQREFELLAYLIQHKGKVCTRNQILRDVWEINFEYDTGVIDVFMNAIRKKLNLKIEEDYIKTIRGIGYIAND
- a CDS encoding sensor histidine kinase, translated to MTSLSFKNRIALNYIVGTGLLVLAVFSAIYFIVKLTVYNHIDENLNIEIQDHLKELRIEKGAVVFMDAEEWEEREHNSVDVNPIFVQFLDLNKKIIEKSPNLKNEKLVFHESKEHFNPFDAKLLGNKIRQIQVPLHVHEKKVGYLIIAMSLSDSSKVLDNLMDTLLITFPIILLILFFLARFYAGRSIKPINSIIQTSKIITKDNLKARIPLPKTRDELFTLSKTINNLLNRIEDAIEREKQFTSDASHELRTPLTVIKGTLEVLIRKPRNNKEYEEKINYCINEVDHLNSLVDQLLMMARFENQKQNILKENIYLNSVILDVLKLNTEKIKSGKINVILDASEEFYIYSDHYLTVTILRNIISNAVKYSKPDSTVRISLSRENQKIICNILDHGIGIAKKDLESILNPFFRSDSLNHSEIKGTGLGLFIVKRMTDLLKIKFKIESEIGVGTKVLLVFEEYDNSLK
- the hisG gene encoding ATP phosphoribosyltransferase; this translates as MSTLKIAIQKSGRLNEDSIQILKDCGISINNGIDQLKAEASNFPLEVLYLRNSDIPQYLIDGVVDLAIVGDNLLVEKGKGIEVVQKLGFSKCKVSVAVPKTFEYNSVKDLANLRIATSYPNTVTEYFNKFGLTVDIHQISGSVEIAPNIGLADAIVDIVSSGSTLFKNNLKEVEVILKSEAVLAVSPKVSPEIQKHIDTLKFRIQAVLRARNSKYILMNVPNDKIEAVGKILPVLRSLTVLPLAQEGWSSVHSVIDKDTFWDVIDQLKEVGAEGILVCPIEKMVL
- the hisD gene encoding histidinol dehydrogenase, producing MNKIDNPKPENWSEILKRPTKTVDDIEFTVKEIFKEVQRKGDEAVAKYTSIFDGISLDNYEVSQAEIEEAISLIPNELKEAIELAKSNIYKFHNAQKTDRVSVETIEGVSCWQEKRPIQKIGLYIPGGTAPLFSTVLMLAVPAEIAGCKEIVLCSPPDKTGKINPAILYAANLCGVTKILKVGGIQAIAGMTFGTQSIPQVYKIFGPGNQFVTVAKQLATQFGVAIDMPAGPSELLIVADDSAVPAFVASDLLSQAEHGTDSQVILVSTSRKLIAEVEKEVQSQLEVLPRKAIAEKAIENSKLIYVENDQVALDLINEYGPEHFIICSEYDDFYCNGIVNAGSVFIGNYTPESAGDYASGTNHTLPTNGYAKNYSGVNLDSFMKSMTFQKISEKGIQNIGKAIELMAEAEGLQAHKNAVTLRLQSCEVSKTS